Proteins encoded within one genomic window of Triticum aestivum cultivar Chinese Spring chromosome 2D, IWGSC CS RefSeq v2.1, whole genome shotgun sequence:
- the LOC123056017 gene encoding uncharacterized protein — translation MADNTMFVPVHKKNTDSPQVRDDEKELVDSILQDTEDLGHRLLSMSQYLWISHARISLYTTDELVTTTSRLKKISKDFYKATEEAAEEKRKEDKERDRMRNKDAERDQMMLTHEFLRLSSSVLARPNLYKNELAMMFTVEDEEEYERVEHAADEQETKSQTDQLKEWMDDELECFAGHRSTWERSSGSKSGRCGGFEDKTTLSPMQFTHCIPGIIPPRAAVTGSTLQIYSFKIVELSDDLKWPLRVYGVVAARDTVDRNRNLLFARSRIRCQVLTQDDSYLRLTGPSRAILAVDYVDFEVELKVHDGDDELKDTQLMCAVNRYDGKRYDEADDNGEHRPLPFDSPFCRAELRFERLLTTVQATILSIRFIGEEFPFKFGGQVACVIDGTREKVVLFHSIEEREVDLDGYVPLSRNVVSVDIRGGLDVVVEAYGRSGSTSGHFYFPSKYCNTSQGRFSVCGSEVEITVAWSRLVGDKMAMLIEGYTTQVLSAIRGQGGC, via the exons ATGGCCGACAACACAATGTTCGTTCCTGTACACAAGAAGAACACGGACTCGCCGCAGGTTAGAGACGACGAGAAAGAACTCGTCGATTCCATCCTCCAAGACACGGAGGACCTGGGCCACCGGCTGCTATCCATGTCACAATATCTTTGGATTTCCCATGCCCGCATCTCCTTGTACACGACCGATGAGCTGGTTACCACAACATCCAGATTAAAGAAAATCTCCAAGGATTTCTACAAGGCTACCGAGGAGGCGGCAGAGGAGAAGAGGAAGGAAGATAAGGAGAGGGATAGGATGAGGAACAAGGATGCAGAGAGGGATCAGATGATGCTGACCCACGAATTCTTGCGTCTCTCCTCCAGTGTCCTGGCTAGACCCAACCTTTACAAGAATGAGTTGGCGATGATGTTTACGGTGGAGGATGAGGAAGAGTATGAGAGG GTGGAGCACGCTGCTGACGAGCAGGAAACGAAATCACAAACGGACCAACTCAAAGAGTGGATGGATGATGAGCTGGAATGTTTCGCAGGCCACCGTAGCACCTGGGAACGCTCTAGTGGCAGCAAGTCCGGACGGTGCGGCGGCTTCGAAGATAAAA CCACATTGAGTCCTATGCAGTTTACGCACTGCATACCCGGTATCATCCCGCCCCGTGCCGCTGTCACTGGGAGCACATTGCAGATCTACTCCTTCAAAATTGTTGAACTTAGTGATGACCTCAAATGGCCACTCAGGGTGTATGGTGTGGTCGCTGCCCGAGACACCGTGGACCGCAACCGCAACCTTCTCTTCGCTCGGTCAAGGATTAGGTGCCAAGTACTCACTCAAGAT GACTCTTATCTGCGCTTGACTGGCCCTTCTCGTGCAATTCTAGCTGTGGACTATGTTGACTTTGAAGTCGAACTAAAAGTACATGatggagatgatgagctcaaagaTACACAGTTGATGTGTGCCGTCAACCGTTATGATGGCAAACGTTATGATGAAGCAGATGACAACGGTGAGCACCGACCTTTACCGTTCGATAGTCCCTTCTGTAGAGCAGAGTTGAGGTTTGAGAGGCTTCTTACAACGGTTCAAGCCACTATTTTATCCATTCGTTTTATTGGAGAGGAGTTTCCTTTCAAATTCGGTGGCCAGGTTGCCTGTGTTATTGATGGCACACGTGAGAAGGTTGTTTTGTTTCATTCCATTGAAGAACGTGAAGTAGATCTAGATGGTTATGTTCCTTTGTCAAGGAATGTCGTTTCGGTAGATATTAGAGGAGGGTTGGATGTTGTGGTAGAAGCCTACGGGCGTTCTGGCTCTACATCTGGTCATTTCTACTTCCCTTCCAAGTATTGCAACACAAGTCAGGGTAGATTTTCCGTCTGTGGTTCTGAGGTGGAGATTACCGTTGCTTGGTCCCGGCTTGTGGGGGACAAGATGGCGATGTTGATTGAGGGATACACTACTCAGGTGCTATCTGCGATCAGGGGCCAAGGCGGTTGCTGA